The proteins below come from a single Harpia harpyja isolate bHarHar1 chromosome 2, bHarHar1 primary haplotype, whole genome shotgun sequence genomic window:
- the CCDC96 gene encoding coiled-coil domain-containing protein 96, with the protein MGPRRPGAGGIKRNERLALAYRDPSILSSGQSERRLGATPPLSGSPRRGGAAEPAPRGEGGAGPGRPPAPSPVARATGEAGSGPAMEAAAAAGPEPEPTEGPAGLGEPSPGAPGESPGPEVLDGPCEPAEPRPEEPPEPCEPEEPGSEDPGPCGPEGPGPEELGSREPEPCGPEEPGPEKPEPCEPEGPEKPEPCEPEGPGPEKPEPCEPEGPEKPGPREPEPCEPEGPGPSEPSDPGPSAAAPAAGGAGQAEAGGRGGPAGEAREAAEEGEEERRERAALLEQHGGLAAERERLRRAGARLQLRLGELLRLRRGERRPRAELGAGGPQLYAQRLLRLRELREERERAAAACRERVAARRRDGEERQARARAEWAAFQARKKEAAVSSLGRRLGGREAAAAAVARIQAGEGDKERQVREARVENIKLKHEIQNLETILKAQGELVEGQRFLDFEHMKKENQKHGKKIDDLSDEILKLKKKVSNTVHVLSQFREKLQFVEAENQGRKAELMDIETVLSQKRDILTKTKQARDRLRRNNLKLQQKCGLLGNEALLRDFEEKVDAAELLSQRLETLKRHHAALILTCRAIQKKIKEANSSFLAEDD; encoded by the exons ATGGGGCCAAGGCGCCCGGGCGCGGGGGGTATTAAACGGAATGAACGGCTAGCATTGGCCTACCGGGATCCGTCTATCCTTTCCAGCGGCCAATCGGAGAGGCGACTCGGAGCGACCCCGCCGCTGAGTGGTAGTCCGCGGCGAGGGGGCGCGGCCGAGCCGGCGCCACGGGGAgagggcggggccgggccgggccgtccGCCGGCGCCGAGTCCCGTTGCCCGGGCAACGGGGGAAGCGGGGAGCGGCCCGGCCatggaggcggcggcggcggcggggccggagccggagcccACCGAGGGGCCGGCGGGGCTCGGGGAGCCGAGCCCGGGTGCCCCGGGGGAGTCGCCGGGGCCCGAGGTGCTGGACGGGCCCTGCGAGCCCGCGGAACCGAGGCCTGAGGAGCCGCCGGAGCCCTGCGAGCCGGAGGAGCCGGGGTCGGAGGACCCGGGGCCCTGCGGGccggaggggccggggccggaagAGCTGGGGTCCCGCGAGCCGGAGCCCTGCGGGCCGGAGGAGCCGGGGCCGGAGAAGCCGGAGCCCTGCGAGCCGGAGGGACCGGAGAAGCCGGAGCCCTGCGAGccggaggggccggggccggagaaGCCGGAGCCCTGCGAGCCGGAGGGACCGGAGAAGCCGGGGCCCCGCGAGCCGGAGCCCTGCGAGCCGGAGGGGCCGGGGCCGTCGGAGCCGTCCGACCCGGGGCCCTCGGCGGCCGCGCCAGCCGCCGGCGGTGCCGGGCAGGCGgaggcgggcggccggggcggccccgcgggcgaggcgcgggaggcggcggaggagggcgaggaggagcggcgggagcgggcggcgctGCTGGAGCAGCACGGCGGGCTGGCGGCCGAGCGGGAGCGGCTGCGGCGGGCCGGCGCCCGGCTGCAGCTGCGGCTGGGCGAGCTGctgcggctgcggcggggcgAGAGGCGGCCGCGGGCGGAGCTGGGCGCGGGCGGGCCGCAGCTGTACGCCCAGCGCCTGCTGCGGCTGCGGGAGCTGCGGGAGGAGCGGGagcgggcggccgccgcctgcCGGGAGCGGGTGGCGGCCCGCCGGCGGGACGGCGAGGAGCGGcaggcccgggcccgggccgaGTGGGCCGCCTTCCAGGCCCGCAAGAAGGAGGCGGCCGTCTCCAGCCTGGGCCGGCGGCTGGGCGgcagggaggcggcggcggcggcggtggcccGCATCCAGGCCGGGGAAGGGGACAAAGAACGGCAAGTGCGCGAG GCCCGTGTGGAAAACATCAAGCTGAAGCATGAAATCCAAAACCTTGAAACCATCTTGAAAGCTCAGGGAGAACTGGTAGAGGGTCAACGTTTTCTGGACTTTGAGCACATGAAGAAAGAGAATCAGAAACACGGCAAAAAGATTGACGACCTCAGTGATGAAATCCTGAAGCTCAAGAAGAAGGTATCGAACACAGTACATGTTCTCAGCCAGTTCAGGGAAAAGCTACAGTTTGTGGAAGCTGAAAATCAAGGCAGAAAGGCTGAACTGATGGACATTGAGACCGTCTTGTCACAGAAGAGAGACATTctgaccaaaacaaaacaggccaGAGACAGACTGCGGAGAAACAATTtgaaactgcagcagaaatgCGGATTGCTTGGAAATGAGGCACTGCTTCGGGACTTTGAGGAAAAGGTGGATGCTGCAGAGCTACTAAGTCAGCGATTGGAAACACTGAAACGCCACCATGCTGCTCTGATCCTTACTTGTAgggcaattcagaaaaaaatcaaggaagcCAACTCCTCTTTCCTTGCTGAGGATgactga
- the TADA2B gene encoding transcriptional adapter 2-beta — MAELGKKYCVYCLAEVSSLRFRCTECADIELCPDCFSAGAEIGPHRRWHGYQLVDGGRFTLWGAEAEGGWSSREEQLLLDAIEQFGFGNWEDMAAHVGASRTPQEVMEHYVSMYIHGNLGKACIPDTIPNRVTDHTCPSGGPLSPSLTTPLPPLDISVAEQQQLGYMPLRDDYEIEYDQDAETLISGLSVNYDDDDVEIELKRAHVDMYVRKLKERQRRKNIARDYNLVPAFLGKDKKDKEKAPKRKITKEEKELRLKLRPLYQFMSCKEFEDFFENMHKERILRAKIRELQRYRRNGITKMEESAEYEAARHKREKRKENKNIASSKRGKEDGKEGEFAAIENLPGFELLSDREKVLCSSLNLSPARYVTVKTIIIKDHLQKRQGIPSKSRLPSYLDKVLKKRILNFLTESGWISRDAS, encoded by the exons ATGGCGGAACTGGGGAAGAAGTACTGCGTGTACTGCCTGGCCGAGGTGAGCTCCCTGCGCTTCCGCTGCACCGAGTGCGCCGACATCGAGCTCTGCCCCGACTGCTTCTCGGCGGGCGCCGAGATCGGCCCGCACCGCCGATGGCACGGCTACCAGCTCGTCGACGGCGGCCGCTTCACCCTCTGGGGCGCCGAGGCCGAGGGCGGCTGGAGCAGCCGggaggagcagctgctgctggacgCCATCGAGCAGTTCGGCTTCGGCAACTGG GAGGACATGGCTGCTCACGTGGGAGCATCCCGAACGCCTCAGGAGGTCATGGAACACTATGTGAGCATGTATATCCATGGCAACCTGGGAAAAGCCTGCATCCCTGACACCATTCCGAACAGAGTAACGGATCACACGTGTCCCAGTGGCGGCCCGCTTTCTCCTAGCTTGACCACGCCGCTCCCACCGTTGGATATATCTGTGGCCgaacagcagcagttgggatacATGCCGCTTCGGGATGACTACGAGATCGAATATGATCAAGACGCAGAGACTCTGATCAGTGGCCTTTCGGTGAACTATGACGATGATGACGTGGAAATAGAGTTAAAAAGAGCTCATGTAGACATGTACGTAAGGAAACTCAAGGAGAGGCAACGGCGGAAGAACATTGCACGAGACTATAACTTGGTACCGGCCTTTCTGGGGAAGGATAAAAAGGACAAGGAGAAAGCTCCCAAGCGAAAGATCACAAAAGAAGAGAAGGAGTTGAGGCTGAAACTGAGGCCTCTGTACCAGTTCATGTCTTGTAAGGAGTTTGAAGACTTCTTTGAGAACATGCACAAGGAGAGGATACTTCGAGCAAAGATTCGGGAGCTGCAGCGGTATCGTCGAAACGGAATCACCAAAATGGAAGAGTCGGCAGAATATGAGGCAGCCAGGCATAAACgggaaaagaggaaggagaacaaAAACATAGCTAGTTccaagagagggaaggaagatggtAAAGAAGGTGAATTTGCTGCCATTGAAAACCTGCCTGGCTTTGAACTCTTATCGGACAGGGAAAAGGTGCTCTGCAGCTCTCTAAATTTGAGTCCTGCACGTTACGTGACAGTAAAAACTATAATCATTAAAGACCATCTCCAGAAAAGACAAGGAATTCCCTCAAAGAGTCGTCTTCCCAGTTACTTAGATAAGGTActgaagaaaaggattttaaactTTCTAACAGAAAGTGGTTGGATATCCAGGGATGCTTCATGA
- the GRPEL1 gene encoding grpE protein homolog 1, mitochondrial produces MAAVAQCVRAALRPRYPLLSFSLRTSPRLLCVATQQKNTGQNLEEDQSQSQNEQKVEPSSAEKILTEEKAKLEEQLKEVTDKYKRALADAENVRQRSQKLVEEAKLYGIQSFCKDLLEVADILEKATESVPKEEIKDENPHLKSLYEGLVMTELQIQKVFKKHGLLRLDPVGAKFDPYEHEALFHAPMEGKEPGTIALVSKIGYKLHGRTLRPALVGVVKDA; encoded by the exons ATGGCGGCGGTGGCCCAGTGCGTGCGGGCCGCGCTGCGCCCGCGGTACCCGCTGCTGAGCTTCTCCCTGAG GACTTCTCCACGACTGCTTTGTGTAgcaacacaacagaaaaatacTGGCCAGAACTTGGAAGAGGACCAGAGTCAGAGCCAAAATGAGCAGAAGGTTGAacccagctctgctgaaaaaattttaactgaagaaaaggcCAAACTGGAAGAACAACTAAAAGAAGTCACT gaCAAGTACAAGCGTGCCTTGGCAGATGCAGAAAATGTGAGGCAAAGAAGCCAGAAACTGGTAGAAGAGGCAAAGTTATACG ggATTCAGAGCTTCTGTAAGGACTTACTAGAAGTTGCAGACATTCTGgagaaagcaacagaaagtgttccaaaagaagaaattaaggaTGAAAATCCTCACTTGAAGAGCTTATATGAAGGTCTTGTTATGACAGAACTACAGATTCaaaaggtgtttaaaaaacaTGGCCTGCTCAGACTGGATCCTGTCGGAGCCAAGTTCGATCCCTATGAACATGAAGCATTGTTCCATGCTCCCATGGAAGGGAAGGAGCCTGGCACTATTGCATTAGTATCCAAGATTGGCTATAAGCTGCATGGGCGTACACTGCGGCCTGCCTTGGTGGGTGTTGTGAAAGATGCTTAG